TTAGCAAGTACTTGTGATATTGTTTGTAATGTGTGTCTTTCAGCATCCAGTCTACTTTCGGGAGAAAAATTTAGGATAGCAGGAAAATGACGATCACGTACCTTACAATAAATGTAATTCTACTTAACTGCTGAGCGTGACTAGCATTTACGATGCCAACAAGCAAACGTTCATATTTTCTACGTATTTGAGACAATACCTGCCTGTCGCCCAATTTCATTGTTTAATCACTACTAGCTGTTCGAAAAAAACGAACATTGCGACCACGCTAATAAAAGAGCATTTGAAAATATCAGAGCCTCCACCAGTCTCAGGCACTATCGCAAATTGATGCAGTCGTTCCTGGTCTTCAGCACGCCTGTCAGAGACCCTCAGAATTTTCTTGGCTTTACGGAAATCTAtgggacgtttttttttctttttggcaccTAAAATAAATAGAGCCGAGTATAGTCGGTATTCAGGAGTTAAGTTTTGATGTCCCTCTTGCAGACCAACATATTTTATTGCTTTCGCCATTGCCGTACTTTTTTGCAGGAGCGCAATAGTAGTTTTGCTGACGACGGAAGCAACTTCAACAGTTGACAGCACGTTTTTCGACTCAGCCGAACTGCGACACGCTTTGATTGCCGCTAGACCGAACTGGTACTTCAGCGCCGGCGTCACCGTAGCGCTGGATCCCGCTCAGGCTTGCGCTCGCGCACCACACGTGTCtctaatagggagttttagaatagcgcaccacgagcccttgcggtgcggtcgctgccactgcgcatgcgtcgtaacgtgagtcggcgttcgcgttcgcggaccgcacgtaGAAAATCctaaattgcgtgcggtgatggcggcccgcatgtggcccgcatgtggcccgcaagcgctggtttctaggctacggtgtcgctgcaatcgttcgttgcggttcgcagcagggcaaacgctatccTAAAGTTTTATGGCACCCGCttcgcccgcagcgcttgcaaacggtattctgaAACTCCCTAATTTTTCAGTCATGCCTGGCACTCGCAGCGCACACGCGGTGCGAAAGTGCCAGTCAGAGAAAGATTTTATGGAGATACAGCGACGCTGGCACATATTTGCCTATAGCGACAGTGAAGATATGTTGCAGTCCGAATAAGTCGAAAGCCACACTTCCTGCTGTTTACAATTTTTGGCGTCATGACAGAACGCCTTTACACATCTACTTAGAGTGCGAAGTGTGCTTGCACGTGCGGGCCTCAATATCTTCTATATTGCCATGCTACCTACGAAACAGTACGGCAAGGATTTGGCACTGCATACTACAGGTATACTGCGCGGAAATTGCTGCTCTAAAGTGAAATAGCTGTCGTCACAGCCTCAATACACGCTGTAAATGAACTCAGTCATGCACTTTTACTAGGCTCATAACTTTTCATGTTGATTGCAGTCATACACTGGCGGAAGAGGTCGTCCTCTTCCTATGCCGATGCAAATCTGTGCAATCTGAAACACCGCAGCAGCACGATTCTCGCGTCGTGTTGTAATCTTTGCAGACAGTGCTGAGTAATGTATTCCTCTTGCGATGAATGATTTTTTTCGCGTTCATGGACAACTTAGTGGTGCGCTGACGACTCCTTGTGTGCTGGAGTGGCGTGAACAGGCACTTTCTCGTGTTTTTGTGTCCCAGAGATGCCGCTTGCAATGCTACTTTGACACAAGAGATAGAGGTTTTGGCAGTTCAGAGCAAATGAAGTCTTGTTTTAAGAGTACGCTTTCAGCAGCATAGGCGCCAGAGGGCTATAGATAGTTATGCTCTTGCCTGTAGAGGTATGAACGGAAATTAATTTGGATGCATGTGATAGCAGCCATAGAAGCCAAAGAGTAATTAGTTAGATGAAGATAACATGAAAGAAATTAATATAGTGTGATTTTAATGGTACTGTAATGCTTGTTCTGTGTTTGCAGCTGAGTGGGGGACATTTATCACCAGATATACCAATGGTACATATAAAAGTACGGACATAATTTCGCATATACCGCAAAGTACTACTATCCTTTTAAATCTATTCAAGAGTGAATCTGTGGGCAAAGACGGGCTGCGATACCTAGTCGCTTGGAGCTTCTACAGAAAGCTGATCAAGTACACAGTGCCACGATTGCTTCGCAATTACGTTTCGGCCAACACGGCTTGCTACGGTGAGATAAAGGAATTTATGAACCTGGCGGTCATGAGCTCCTACTTCACGTCCGGTAAGTCTACTTTTCTTTTATTGTAAGGTTGTCTTAAGGTAACGCTCTGAAAACAAAATTTTGCGAAATTGACATTTCTGTAAATATTTGCTAGCTGGTTTACAAACCAGTATCAACTAAAGGTTTCCGTATTTACAGCTTTCGATTTTTCCTGTGTAAATATAGGTTTTTTTATTCAGATCTTTTAGAAAGCCTAGCGTATCCCATATTAACGTCATCAGTGCCGCCTATGCTGGGTAGAAGCTCTATTGACACAAACGGAGCAGATTGTTCGCAAGGCCCTTGTAATGCGGAAAGGCGAGGTGTGTGGCCGGTCAAGGAAGCGCAAAATGGTCTAATAAATAACGCCACGTATTTTCGTTTGTGACCGCTTTGGTAGTGACACAGTCATATCTAAGGATGTTTATCTTTGTAAAAATTATTTATTGTATGACTAGGCTAACAAGAATGCTGACTATTTTAAGATTATTGTATTTTTGGCCATGAATTGGCAAAGATTTTCGCATTCCTACAGCATCAAAGCGTTACAATATACAAAGCATAGATGTGTATAAAGATTTTGGTGAACGCAGCCGCATCAGTACTGAAAATCGCCTAGATCATTATTATGGTGTGCCGTGAAACACCATCTTTTTAAATTAAGTATAGTATACGTTCTAACTGTCTCAGATAAATACATCGCAATTTTGACGAAGAGAGGACACACAAAACGCAAGCGAGCGCTCACACTTGTAAGCTGCATATCTCCGAGTATGTACCGACTCGCCCAAAATGTCATAATCAACATCGCATAATCATGAATGCCTTTCTCATGTGTTGgcactcaactcggtcctgtgcttgcttctgcgAGATTATACACTGCATATTCTTATTATCATCTGCATAGGTCCACGTCTTACTAGTATTGAATGTGTCTTGCTTTGTGTACATGACAATACGATTGCAGCAACTTGCTTCTTTGGTATGCCTATTTATCGAACAGTGGTTCCACCACGCTTGATATACCAGACAAAGCGCATGGCGTATCGAATCCGCAGCGCCTTCGAGAAAGCCCTGAATTCCTCAAACTGGATTGGCCGCGATATTCGTGATGAACTTATCAACAAGTTGATCGACGTGACCTTCTACGTGGGAAGTCAAGGACGGCGATCAGATCCAGCATTCGTCGAAGAGGTTTACCGTGAGTTTTCATCAATATAATGAAAGGCATAGCAATCAGTTCAACAAGATAgcttttttttcaatgaatgAACCAAACTTGCTGACACGTGGTTCCAACAGAGATAACTGATTAGCCGCGTTCAAAAGCCAGCGTCACATTTTTTTAGCGGGGAAATTTTTTAGGCTGTAGGTCGCTCCCTCCTCCGTATTTATGTGGCATGTTATATGTAGTATTTATGTAGTGGCCTCTAGTTCCTGAATTTTTCAGCAGACGCGTTCTATGTATAGACCTTGGAATTAATATCACtaaatggcgttagtggttttagggacgaagctccttagagacagacagacagacagacagacagacaggaccaTCTTGGGATGCCCTCTTGAAGGCATTCTAAGATGGATCTACCATCTGGATCCCAAGATCAAACGCTCTTTGAAACCACTTTTCATACCTAATGCATTTAGATGAGTGGCACAAATTGAGGAGGCTGGTTGGCGCGGGTATAGTGTCTAGAATATACTTAGTGTGAGGGTCAGGGGTTTTCACAATGTGTGCGTCTTGTAATGCGCTGCCCGCTGGAAAAATTCCTTCTCCGTCTGCTCGTGTGAATCTAGCTTTACTGATGAATTTCTCTAgagcttcgccccagtcatcatcagtAACTTCGTGGATATGATGTGACATTTTTCACGCGATGATTGAGATATGAACGACACACCTCGTGTGTTGAGCGTGAGATTGCCGAATGCAGATGTGAGGCGTAACAGCATGGCTGCTTTTTCTTGTCAGTAACGACGACACACGTACACCGAACGTTATCCCTTTATTGTGTGTATTACTTTAATAATTTAATACTGTATAACTTCCAGTTATTTTTTAAAGATTATAATGCATTTATCGCCTAAGAATTGTAAAACACATTCGCTCTAATCCTCCAGACATCGTTGAGCAGGACTTCCGCAACGTTTGATTAATACTCCGGTTTTGATGATTGTAGTTGTTTCCCCCAGAAATACAGTTGCAACAATCGTTTCCCATGCCTAAAATGCTAAATTTCGTGCATTATCTTAAAAACTCTAGTCCACATCTTTAAGGCCACATGTGACGTTCTGTCTCTTCAAGCAAAGAAACTTTAACCTTCAAGTAGAAAAATTTGAACTACACTCTGGATCTCTTTGCTGTAGTTCAATTGGCGTCATAGAAAAAAAACTATCAGACTAACATTATATCTGAGTAATAACAGTGCCTCACGGTCATAGAAGAAAACATTCGGTAGCGAAGGCATTctgttcccgaatgacatttttttcggcgacgctgctacacgtccaaagtgACTGACATTTAACATGATGATGTCGATCGCAGAATTTTCCTCGTGAACATCCGGtgagtagcaataaaaaaataaacaagcgttcACAAGCTTCGTACACATCCGATAATAATTAAATGTATAAATAAGCATACTACGCTGCCGTTCGATTTCGTTCGTTACTTTGTTTCAAGACATTGCAACCGATCGTGTAGCAACTCAAGCCAAAGCTAGTCAGATCCGCCgggtaaaaaaaaatggcgcctGGCTCACCTCTTATACAGCGCCTACCAGTCGAAGACAAGTTTTTAAGCAGTTTTTTAAGTGATTAGTGTAAATAAAATACGCAAAAGGTTTCCTACCAGTCGAATCAATGTCGTTTTATACAATTACTTCATCAGCTGTGCCGTCGAGAGTACTCATTTGTCAGTCGAATGAGTTCTGGCGATGGCATTAGGTGACGAATGACATTTGGGCGAATGCCATTTCGTTCATCCGTGTGGCACCACGCGAATGACCTTCAATCTGAAGGCATTAggaggtaaatgccattttctctgcccgtgtggcGCGGGTATAACAAGAATAGATTCCTTGAGTTAAGCCTAATTTGACGGCTGCCTTAAGTAGCTGGCGAATAGCAGTGCATTTTTGATAAATTGCCCTTAAAAGCCCGTCACGTCTCGAGCGGCGATCATTCATTGATGAAAAGCCAGTCAAAGGTATTTGTATGCTTAGTGTGTTCATTGTGAGTGACCAAGATTATCGTAAGAACGTATTGTTGATCGCCTATCGCAGGGCCTTATCCAGACTCACCACAGGAACCTTTTTTCCCCACGTGGATGAAGGTCCTGTCTTTATCTTCTCACTATACTTGGACTGACCAAAATGCTTTGCTGTACAACGAGGCTGCACCCAACGGTTTCTACATAATACCCTACAACGATATTGTCGTATCCCCAGGCATAATGCAGAGTCCATTCTTGTATTTGTACGGGCCAATCGCCCTCAATTACGGTGGGCTTGGAATGGTGAGTACCGATTTTTAAAGCAAAAATTTCACTGTCCCACTCGATTTAGTTTCGATGCGTACCTCATCCTGGCAATAACACGAAGAATGGGCCCTCCGTCGCGAGCGacgtgatgacgatgatgatcaaaATTTTAATACGCGAAATTTAGTTCTGGCGTGGCAGTTGTGCTGAAGTCGAGTGTTAGGGGTAGTAGCGTTTATTTGTTGTAGTGCGGGAGATGTACCACCGAATAAGGTCCTGTGAAAAAGGACGAGAGAAAACCCACGTTGTCACTGCAAATATTATAAAAGCTATCCACGTTGTGACTGCTATTATTATAATTAGCTACGCAGTCATTTCTGAGACTGCATGAATTATCGGTAAGGCGCTTAAAAATAGTTTTAGTTGCTCGGCCTGTTTTGTTTTTTGAGCAATAATGGCCGAGATTTCGGAGCCTTAAATTCGGGTATACAGCGTTTTTTGATAAACCAGGCGTTGAAACTAATTCTGTACTTTCAATCACCACCACTAACAATGCTGTTAAAATACAAATAAGTGATATCTTCATCTATATCTTTATTTACACCACTACGTTTCCAGAAGCAATATTAAGAGATTACGTGGCACGTATGTCAATACAAGCAGCCATAGCGACAGATGTGTCACAAAGCGAAGCAAAATGTGTAATTGGCATTTGTCTTCTATCCTAGACTTGTCTTCTTCCCTTAACCTTTGAGATTTCGTGCCACTTTTGGAGCACAAGTTTTCGCGAAAATTCTTGCTGTTCGTAAAATAACGGCCGCAGAACGTTCGGCAGTAATTTTGACATATTCGCTATCAGTATGTGCCTCTCTTACTGCAAACGAGAGCTTGCAAGCTCAGAGTGCTTTCAGAGCAATAGTTTTACCGCAGTCCCCCGAATCTCCAAGAGATCAAATTGGTCTTGATTCGAGGACATAAGGACCTATTTATGAATGAAGTGCCAGATGCACTGGTAAACTCATCTTTAAAGGACCTGTTATTGAGGTATAACCGGCATCCGAATTCCTAACAGGCACTACATTAAGGAAGAAACTACTGTTAGAGAAATTTACTTCACCTCCACTAACGGCCACATCAAAATTTAAGCACTTCGTGTATCATTGCCAAAGTAAAATATGTCCAACTAAAGGATTGGAAGTCGTAATCACTAGTTTGTGTTGTCGAGTTCCGCAGCTAAacttatatttacacagagctggtctggcagcctcccctcaGTGTTCTTTCTGCGGAATAAATGAGTCAACCAAACATTACCTCAATTCGTGTAACAGATACTGTGTAATAGATTTGTGCAAAAACACTTTAGGTGCCATTTGCCGATAGCGAAGATACTGTCGAGCAAGTTGAGTGCGCTTAATCGTAGGCGTTCATTTTTCGGTCCCCTCCACAAACTCCAAGATGGTGGAGAGCGAACGTCTTCATCAGTTTCTCCGTCTACATCTCTGAATGTCATTTCTCAGCGTTTGAGAAGAAAATGCAAGGACTGCATGAACGCGAGCCTGTATTGGTCGTTAAGGAGTTCGGTGTTTCTCGCGTTGACTACGATCACGGCACCGGAGAGTATAGGAAAACAACGGCTGTTTTTTTTAGAAGCAATGCTGGTATTTATTTGAATGCCGTTCAAACGCTGATTATAATAGCACCATTCTACAAATTATTTTTCTCGTTTCCTCTTCTACGTTTTCCTAATCACAGATAATAGCACACGAAATCATGCACGCATTCGACGCCGACGGAATACAAGTGaataaacacaacaaaacaaTTCTCACGAGCGAGTTCGTGAAGGAGTACACTAAAAGGGCGCTCTGCTTGAGGCACTCGCATAAATCTGTTGTGAGTATGATTTATTTTAACGTCTCTTTAGAATGTGTCTATTTGGTCATGAAACGTTGGTATGAAAATTTATGATTTTTGTGTCTGAAGAAGATGTCTCTGCAACATTTTAGGGTACAAAATGCTCGATATTTGTAGTTGTGAGTAAGGTACGCTTCATGCGGTCAAACTATCTCTGGGAAATTTCACGGCGCACTTACAATTTTGATATTATTTGCTTGTATTTTGTAGCACTGCAGCGTCACAGAGAGAATAAAACCAATGTACCACAACAACGTTGACAACATTTAAATAGCTGTCAAAATGCTTTCTAAGTTGGTGTGGCGGACAGCGCCTGCACTGCGTTAAATAAGAATCAGTAAAATAAGCACTCTCGTACATCGCATTAGATCTGCATATCTGGTACATGCAGCTATTTCCAGTCTGCTGTTTTCAGTTCAACGTGGTTAACGTTGTAGCGATTTTGCCTGCTGTCGTGGCATGATTACTTCAAAAGACAAACTCCTATTACGTTGTTTTGCCTGCTGGAGATATGTAAAAAAAGTAGGAAATGAATATTCTGAACGTGCGTTAAAAAAGTTTGATATTCGCGTGCTCGGAACTACGATAAACTGACTAGAAACTTTGTGGCGATATTACCAGACCTGCTTGAAAGTGACCATTCACAACAGCGTCTTACGTGCTGTATTTCAGTGCGGTTGTGCTGGATGTCTATATGCCAATAAACGTGTTTGTGCTCTCAAATGTGCTTGTCAATAAATAGTAATATATTCGATGTTAATTGTCGAAATGCTAAATCAACAACGACCTATCGGCTGATGTTTCGCGCTTGGCAATATAACAACGACCTGGAAGTTTGGAATCCGCTAATTTGCCAGCTAAATTATAAAAATTGCCTATTTATTAAGTAAAGAAACCGAAGCACCATGTCGACAGACAAGGTAGTTTCATTGTAGAAGAAACATCTATGATATCAAATTTATTGAGCAAATCTGGTTGTCGGTTTCGAAACCGCTTCAAAACAACGCGAGATCAGCGAATGTTGTTTATCTGAAGCTAACTTTTGTTACTTATCTTTTGCGGGAAGAAATATATATCGGCACAAAACCCACCCCTGCCTGTAGGTCACTCTTGACTTCgattaaaaaacaaagaaacgcaTTTAACCTCTTCATACAGCCAGCAGCTCCACTTATAAGGATAATAATGGTATTTTGTTTGTGCCCGTAATGTGCGACACAACATGCTGTCTACCAAAACAGTATGCACTTTAGGTAAGTGTTAGAAGGCTTGGGACATCAAAAGTTCTTTCAACTATCAGGGGTGTTCATCAGATGACCGTACAACAGCGCATGTGGAACGATCCACGTCAAACAAAGGGTAGAGTACTGAAGGGAAATAAAAGTGATGTTCTATATATCTGACGAGATAAGCGAACGACACTGCTATTTTACTTTGATCAGCATGAGTTGTAGCCTAAATGCTTTCCGTTTACTTCCAGCTGTCCTTGAGCGGCCAGCACGAAACCTTGAACGACACGGTGGACTCGGAGAATCTGGCTGATCTTGTGGGGACCATGGTTGCGTATGCTGCCTACTCGTCGTCGCCCCAAAAGTACAAGGACGTAAAATTAGTCAACCTCGACATATCAACAGAACGCTTGTTCTTCATCAACCATTGTGTGAAATGGTGCGCTGAGCGTACAACGTTAGAAAAACGGTACGCGCCACTCCGCTCGAGGTGCATAGTGCCTTTGATGAACATGCCGGAGTTTTCCGGTGCCTTTGGCTGCGCGCCAGGATCTCCGATGAATCCACGCGAGAAGTGCGCCTTTTGGTAACAAATGATGGACTTCTCTTTCGCTctataattttgtttcaaacgCACTTTCTTTACATTTTGACGGGAATAAAGATAACAGTTTTTTTGAAGATGGAACTAAATAGGTCTACAATAGTGACAATAAATTGTTTAGATTTCAGGGCCTCTACAAATAGGTGCTCTTGATAATGAGTCTTTAAAAACGTTGCTACCAATACTAACAAATCACCGATCGTCACTGAACTGTCTTACATTGTCATAATCGTGCCTGAATAGATGGCCTGGCAATCAGCGGAGTCAGAAAATTCGGTACTGTGAACACCTCCGTTAGCGTGCATATTCCCATCCGTAGAATGTTAAAGATGAATTGAAGTTAAGTTTTGGTTCTGTCTGAGCGCTTCCTTACTGCTAACGTCATTTAAAGGATAAAAGAAACATCACTTTTTCATTTCGTCTTC
The sequence above is drawn from the Rhipicephalus microplus isolate Deutch F79 chromosome 3, USDA_Rmic, whole genome shotgun sequence genome and encodes:
- the LOC119182226 gene encoding neprilysin-1, translating into MMVRGSLDLGVQAVVAITFGELEFVNSKRKIQLSGGHLSPDIPMSESVGKDGLRYLVAWSFYRKLIKYTVPRLLRNYVSANTACYGEIKEFMNLAVMSSYFTSVVPPRLIYQTKRMAYRIRSAFEKALNSSNWIGRDIRDELINKLIDVTFYVGSQGRRSDPAFVEEVYRPYPDSPQEPFFPTWMKVLSLSSHYTWTDQNALLYNEAAPNGFYIIPYNDIVVSPGIMQSPFLYLYGPIALNYGGLGMLSLSGQHETLNDTVDSENLADLVGTMVAYAAYSSSPQKYKDVKLVNLDISTERLFFINHCVKCWRREPVTLCSTTSSTRRIWLILLAPRVFYVAFTTLPLVQWDVTLPGVKRTAEHLFFIGYCIKVCVSRYVVIEKYTPDPSRCIVPIMNMAEFSDAFECAPGSRMDPSKKCAFWP